Proteins encoded together in one Bradyrhizobium sp. CB82 window:
- a CDS encoding aminotransferase class V-fold PLP-dependent enzyme has product MSIRSHLEQLQRSRRALGGTSDAAPGQDKPSIRPLGSFPPEEVDWQSVRAHFVLPPGMIYMNSGSEGSMPRPILDRYASDNLTWAQNPSYCFFDSPRFGENQQLNRAAIAKFVGAAPLEIVLTNNTTMGLAMALLGLPLAEGDEILTTDQEHWSLLAPLTLLQKRWNVIFRQLPVPTPLNNAESVVELFRNAVTPRTKVIALSHITWTTGTRFPVEQVCAFARSRGILTVIDGAHALGTLALNLSAIGCDFYACSGHKWLNGPPGTGVLYVRDAVLNPTKLWPILTEYTPVLGQYPISTDLQIRGCNNTPGFAAMVEAAKFDADIGREAIEQHILAMNTYAKRRIVETWGETALFSPAAEHPELSSGMASFVPSVNPAAGLDSNFINAVVSALWSKDRIYVRSTQFPAPPGMSGSTLYAIRASTNIFNDMSEIDTFIDATRTIAASLAPG; this is encoded by the coding sequence ATGTCGATCCGCAGCCATCTGGAACAGCTTCAGCGTTCGCGCCGCGCACTGGGTGGCACCAGCGATGCCGCGCCCGGCCAGGACAAGCCTTCCATTCGGCCGCTGGGATCTTTCCCGCCGGAGGAAGTCGACTGGCAGTCCGTCCGTGCACATTTCGTCTTACCGCCCGGCATGATCTACATGAATTCGGGATCGGAAGGGTCGATGCCGCGTCCGATACTCGATCGCTATGCGAGCGACAATCTGACTTGGGCTCAGAATCCCAGCTATTGCTTCTTCGACAGCCCCCGGTTCGGGGAAAATCAACAACTCAACCGCGCCGCCATCGCGAAGTTCGTTGGCGCCGCTCCACTTGAAATCGTCCTGACCAACAACACCACAATGGGACTAGCCATGGCGCTGCTCGGGCTGCCATTGGCTGAAGGAGATGAGATCCTGACGACCGACCAGGAGCACTGGTCGCTGCTGGCGCCCCTCACACTCCTGCAGAAGCGCTGGAACGTCATCTTCAGGCAGCTCCCGGTGCCGACACCTTTGAATAACGCCGAGAGCGTCGTTGAGCTCTTCCGTAACGCCGTCACCCCGCGAACCAAGGTCATCGCGCTGTCCCACATCACCTGGACTACGGGCACCCGATTTCCGGTCGAGCAGGTCTGCGCGTTCGCCAGGAGCCGCGGGATCCTGACAGTCATCGACGGCGCGCATGCGCTTGGCACGCTCGCGCTCAACCTTTCGGCGATCGGCTGCGATTTCTACGCCTGCTCGGGGCACAAATGGCTGAACGGTCCTCCCGGCACGGGCGTGCTTTATGTGCGCGATGCCGTCCTGAACCCGACGAAGCTGTGGCCGATCCTGACGGAATACACCCCCGTCCTGGGTCAGTATCCGATCAGCACGGATCTTCAGATCCGCGGCTGCAACAACACCCCGGGGTTTGCTGCCATGGTGGAAGCAGCGAAGTTCGACGCTGATATCGGCCGCGAAGCGATCGAGCAGCACATTCTGGCAATGAATACCTACGCCAAGCGCCGGATCGTGGAGACCTGGGGAGAGACGGCCTTGTTCAGTCCCGCCGCCGAGCACCCTGAGTTGAGCTCGGGAATGGCGAGCTTCGTCCCGTCGGTCAATCCCGCGGCCGGGCTGGATTCGAATTTCATCAACGCCGTGGTCAGCGCCTTGTGGAGCAAGGATCGCATCTACGTGCGCAGCACCCAGTTTCCGGCTCCTCCCGGAATGTCCGGCTCGACGCTGTATGCAATTCGCGCGTCGACCAACATCTTCAACGATATGTCAGAGATCGACACCTTCATCGACGCGACCCGCACCATCGCCGCTTCGCTGGCGCCGGGTTAA
- a CDS encoding SDR family oxidoreductase translates to MAGDLEGKVAVVTGAASGIGLASTEVMLAAGARVVMVDRDAAALKAICNRLGDAATPLVIDLLDAADCATLLPRVLEKTGQLDILHANAGTYVGGDLVDADSRVIDRMLNLNVNVVMKNVHDVLPHMIERRTGDIIVTSSLAAHFPTPWEPVYASSKWAINCFVQTVRRQVFKHGIRIGSISPGPVITALLTDWPAEKLQEARDSGSLLEASEVADVVMFMLTRPRGMTIRDVVMLPTNFDL, encoded by the coding sequence ATGGCAGGAGATCTGGAGGGGAAGGTTGCCGTCGTGACGGGGGCTGCGTCGGGCATCGGATTGGCGAGCACCGAGGTAATGCTGGCCGCAGGTGCGCGCGTGGTGATGGTCGATCGCGACGCCGCCGCGCTGAAGGCGATCTGCAACAGGCTCGGCGACGCCGCGACCCCGCTCGTCATCGACCTGCTCGATGCCGCCGACTGCGCCACCCTGCTGCCGCGCGTCCTGGAGAAGACCGGTCAGCTCGACATCCTGCACGCCAATGCCGGCACATATGTTGGCGGCGACCTCGTCGATGCCGACAGCAGGGTGATCGACCGGATGCTGAATCTGAACGTCAACGTCGTGATGAAGAACGTTCACGACGTGCTCCCCCACATGATCGAGCGCCGGACTGGTGACATCATCGTCACGAGCTCGCTGGCGGCTCATTTTCCGACGCCCTGGGAGCCGGTCTATGCGTCGTCCAAATGGGCGATCAACTGCTTCGTGCAGACGGTGCGGCGCCAGGTGTTCAAGCACGGCATCCGCATCGGGTCGATTTCGCCAGGTCCCGTCATCACCGCGCTGCTCACGGACTGGCCGGCCGAGAAGCTGCAGGAGGCGAGGGACTCCGGAAGCCTGCTCGAGGCCAGTGAAGTTGCTGATGTGGTGATGTTCATGCTGACGCGGCCACGTGGCATGACCATCCGCGACGTGGTCATGCTGCCGACCAATTTCGATCTCTGA
- a CDS encoding DNA-3-methyladenine glycosylase I, with amino-acid sequence MTSFKTIRARAEKRKGGPKQLEKLLPAKPDAKALAKLPDDRILAEMTKRVFCAGFAWSVIDSKWDGFERAFLRFQPAKLSFQPEDYWEGLMRDPSIVRNGAKILSVRENAAFVQDISKEHGSFGKFLAEWPSSDEVGLLDLLTKRGSRLGGNTGQMLLRFVGWDGFVTSRDVVACLRDTGLDIAEEVKSKADLAKVQAQFNAWATETGLPYAHLSRICALSVGESRGE; translated from the coding sequence ATGACCTCGTTCAAAACCATTCGCGCCCGCGCCGAGAAGCGCAAGGGCGGGCCCAAGCAGTTGGAGAAGCTGCTGCCGGCGAAGCCTGATGCAAAGGCGCTGGCAAAACTGCCTGATGATCGCATCCTCGCGGAGATGACCAAGCGGGTGTTTTGCGCCGGCTTTGCCTGGAGCGTGATCGATTCGAAATGGGACGGCTTTGAACGGGCTTTTCTGCGCTTCCAGCCGGCCAAGCTGAGCTTTCAGCCCGAGGACTACTGGGAAGGCCTGATGCGCGACCCCAGCATCGTGCGCAACGGCGCAAAGATCCTGTCGGTGCGCGAGAACGCGGCCTTCGTGCAGGATATCTCAAAGGAGCACGGCAGCTTCGGCAAGTTCCTGGCGGAATGGCCATCCTCGGACGAGGTCGGCCTGCTCGATCTCCTCACCAAGCGCGGCAGCAGGCTTGGGGGCAACACTGGCCAGATGCTGCTGCGCTTCGTCGGCTGGGACGGTTTCGTCACCTCCAGGGACGTCGTCGCGTGCCTGCGCGATACCGGCCTCGACATCGCCGAGGAGGTGAAGTCGAAGGCCGATCTCGCCAAGGTGCAGGCGCAGTTCAATGCCTGGGCCACGGAAACGGGCCTGCCCTACGCGCACCTGTCGCGCATCTGCGCGCTGTCGGTCGGGGAAAGTCGCGGCGAGTGA
- a CDS encoding cyclic nucleotide-binding domain-containing protein: MRTVLDYCSGGTQQRVAAGTLILSEGGASGHLYVLMEGKLEVIKGGTVVATITEPGAVFGEMSVLLQQPHTATVRACADSVIYEFDDAASFLIQKPEVALLLARLLAQRLNVANASLADLKRQYAGQGNHLAARH; this comes from the coding sequence ATGCGCACTGTGCTGGACTATTGCAGTGGTGGAACGCAGCAGCGAGTCGCAGCCGGGACGCTGATCCTCTCCGAGGGCGGCGCCTCGGGGCACCTCTACGTGCTGATGGAGGGCAAGCTCGAGGTGATCAAGGGCGGCACCGTGGTTGCGACCATCACTGAGCCCGGCGCCGTGTTCGGCGAGATGTCTGTACTGCTCCAACAGCCGCATACCGCGACCGTACGTGCCTGCGCCGATTCCGTCATCTACGAGTTCGACGATGCCGCCTCGTTCCTCATTCAGAAGCCCGAGGTCGCGCTGCTGCTCGCGCGCCTACTGGCGCAGCGGCTCAATGTCGCCAACGCCAGTCTCGCCGATCTCAAGCGCCAATATGCCGGGCAAGGCAACCATCTTGCGGCGCGGCACTGA
- a CDS encoding di-trans,poly-cis-decaprenylcistransferase codes for MQSDVTLANEMLHVGIIMDGNGRWATRRGLSRVRGHEAGVETIRRIVEAAPKQGIGTLTLYAFSTDNWRRPRAEVAALMTLLRFYLANEVQSLVKNGVRLSVIGRRDRLPEGIAAAIAGAERATAQGKVLHLRIAVDYSARDAILNAAAKAAALTSLTREAFSQLVTGEVGLRDVDLIIRTSGEKRLSDFLLWEGAYAELHFTERMWPEFDSSDLAEALASFHRRERRFGGLQSLPLEPAPSL; via the coding sequence ATGCAAAGTGACGTCACGCTAGCCAACGAAATGCTTCACGTCGGCATCATCATGGACGGCAACGGAAGGTGGGCGACACGGCGCGGCCTGTCGCGCGTCCGCGGCCACGAGGCCGGCGTCGAGACGATCAGGCGCATCGTCGAAGCCGCACCCAAGCAAGGCATCGGCACGCTGACGCTCTATGCGTTCTCGACCGACAATTGGCGCCGGCCCAGGGCCGAGGTTGCAGCCCTGATGACGCTGCTCCGCTTCTATCTCGCCAACGAGGTGCAGAGCCTGGTCAAGAACGGCGTGCGGCTTTCCGTGATCGGTCGCCGCGACCGCCTGCCCGAGGGCATTGCCGCGGCGATTGCCGGCGCTGAGCGCGCGACCGCCCAAGGCAAAGTGCTGCATCTGCGCATTGCCGTCGACTATTCGGCGCGCGACGCCATCCTCAACGCCGCCGCGAAAGCGGCCGCGCTGACGAGCCTCACCCGCGAGGCCTTCTCGCAGCTCGTCACCGGCGAGGTCGGTTTGCGCGACGTCGATCTCATCATCCGCACCTCGGGCGAAAAGCGGCTGTCAGACTTCCTGTTGTGGGAGGGCGCCTATGCCGAGCTGCATTTCACCGAGCGGATGTGGCCCGAGTTTGATAGCTCCGATCTCGCCGAGGCGCTCGCCTCGTTCCACCGCCGCGAGCGCCGTTTCGGCGGCCTGCAGTCCCTGCCGCTGGAGCCCGCGCCGAGCCTGTGA
- a CDS encoding transcriptional regulator, whose product MSKIESAPFSYEGLDRVIHEKARLGLLTSLMAHPKGLAFADLKQLCGLTDGNLSRHLAVLQEAGLVDVTKGYEGNRPHTTCRLTKAGRRRFLDYLTVLERLVRDAAKAAGREAPPLGRLGIIST is encoded by the coding sequence ATGTCGAAGATTGAAAGCGCGCCCTTCTCCTATGAAGGGCTCGATCGCGTCATCCACGAGAAGGCGAGGCTCGGCCTGCTGACCTCGCTGATGGCGCATCCGAAGGGACTTGCCTTCGCCGATCTCAAACAGCTTTGCGGCCTGACCGACGGCAATCTCAGCCGGCATCTCGCCGTGTTGCAGGAGGCCGGCCTCGTCGACGTGACCAAGGGTTACGAAGGCAACCGTCCTCATACCACCTGCCGGCTGACCAAGGCCGGCCGGCGCCGCTTCCTCGATTATCTCACCGTGCTCGAACGTCTGGTGCGCGATGCCGCCAAGGCCGCCGGCCGCGAGGCCCCGCCGCTCGGCCGCCTCGGCATCATCTCGACCTGA